In Pieris brassicae chromosome 8, ilPieBrab1.1, whole genome shotgun sequence, the DNA window ACCACATACGAACGAAGTTACAGCATATAGTAAATACACTCCTAAATCTAATAATAcgagatatttaatatatctagACATCgctatataatacaaataacctAATAACactaattagtttaattaccTTTACAATAGAAAAACTAGGTTGTTTATACGCTGACTcagaaaaaaaactgtcagAATGTTCTTGAATCATAAAGAATCCGCTAGCTTATGGCACGTAAACAGACACACGTGCAGAGTATTTCACAACACGTGTGCATCACTCACACGACAGCGTCTATGACGCACGGATTGCGGGGTGCGGGGGGAAATACGGTTTATATACCCCGCGAAAACATATTTGGCATCATATATAGTTTAACCTCATAGAAAGTAACAACTTAAAAGGGACGAAGTCGTAAATCGCTATGGGTACGTGgttctttatttcattttatcagGAGTTTTGAGTTCCATCGTATATTATCctttattatctataatcttccgtattaattaatatttcctgAACTTCCGTTCAAAAAAGATATTCCAGTTACGTACGTAATTCTTATTGAAACCtagtatgtataattattattgttttcttttgtcttTGAATTGTTGACAGAATCTGAAGATAACTCACAATAAACCTTTATAATCTTATATGTAATGGATAAGTGTTGCAATTCAATGTTATTTTCTTTCAGTTAATAGTTTTAGACATAACCTATTTGTTTTCTCCAATttcgttatatatattacgatCCTTGTGAAgtgtttcttaattaaaagacATTGTGTGTATATCAGTTTagttttaatcaatattattaggGTGATCAAACAGATGGTGACTTTAACCATGATTCATCGTAGTTATCAGTCGAtgcataattattgttttgttaatagaAATACTTTTGTCGTAATATCACGACGGTCACGATTTCCTTTTATTCGTATTTAACTTTgctgttataaatatatatgataaactCATTGGCGTATCGAAGTAGCAGTAATAATTCCAGACATGATATTGCGCATCTTGACGCACATGCCAAAAAtaggtttaatatttttagctttcctttaaaaatttgGCCATTTtccattttagttttattcataCACTAAATGTTAGTATGATTTCCGAGGTCCTTCACCGAAGTAATGACAAATTCCGTTTCTTTGAAGAAATGGTTACCATGCCTTATGAACCCTGGAGTTCTTTCTATTGTCAGTCACTTTTTCTGTTGCCAAATGAGtcatattatttcaataactaattaatatatatttatttcagatacatTGAATATAAAACCGTTAAGTAAGGCCAAAGAGTGGTCTCCGGAGGCGTCATTGGGCGTGGAGGCTGCTCGGGAGATGGCTGTACAGTCTCCCGCCGAGATGGCATCAACCTCGAGCGAGGAGCGCGCCATACGCCGCGTTATGGGCCGTTGGGGCGCTGAGTGGTTGAGCTGACTCGGCTCCGGGTATCAGAAAACCGGGCCCCAGTGGCCCACCGGACACCCCCTGCCGCCGCCACGGTGGGGGGGCCCGCGCCCCGCTTTGCACCTCTCCTTGCAACAGTACGAGGACCTGGTCGCAAAAGCCGAGGCGATACTGAGCCGACTCGCTGTCTCTGAGAACTATGATTCTGTCAATAACTTCATCACGCTCTACGACTCGTACATGGCTGCCCCTGACGAAACCCTGGCTGAATTCTTCCCAAAGTACAATCCACCGATACGCGCACACAAACATACCTGCGTCGGTCTGGGGATGGAAACGATGAAGCGTTTAAAGGCCCTGGAGAACGATTTCCCCGGTATCTCCAAGTCCATGATGCTGGTATCCTGTGACGAAAACATTCAAGATCTAGGGGACTACGCTACAGCATTCCCAGGACCGCAAGGGTTCTTAATCGAAACAGAGAAAGACCATGTAATGCTTTGCATCCATGTAAGGGTAGCGGGAAGACAAGGGGTGTTTCTGTCAGATTTGGGGTACCATGTGTCACGAGTTGTCACCGTCATGGCGGATAGGTGCTACCCACATACAGGTAAGGGTGAATACCGAAAATATATCTCTAAATagggtttaaaaataattaaaatataaaggaaaTAGTTTTCTTAGATACTAAAGTAACTCCTACTTTTTTTAGGCTGGTTTACTCAATCCGACGAGCCACACAGCCGGAAGGAGTATAACTATCAATTCAACCTACAGAACAGCAACTATGTGGAGTGGCATGAGCGTGATACTAGAGGGACAAGTGTCAAAGAGCGTCTGTCATTGATCTACGTCGCCAAACCGTATCTCACCGCTGTCAGCGTTACAGAGAAGAGGAACCTCGTATGGGACTTAAGGTAAATAACTCCAGAAGACTCTTGAGACAATCAATCCACGATCGTCATAATTgtgttatgtaaaaaattggCAGAAATTGAAGGCTTTAAGAGTGAGATTTAGAAATGATATTTGGCGCAAACTATGACTCCTCTGCATCCAAAATAAGCGCAAACCTTTCTCCACCACGCATGCCTAGTGTtagaaatatgaaaaataaaatcttaaaaatctttCGTTTACAGGAGTCTTCTAGCCAGAAACCCGAAAGGACACTTGACAGCTGGAATCTACTTTCCAGTGAAGGAGAAGGACCAGCAGTTCACGATGTTCTTCGACGGCACTAATGGCAAGCAGCGCAAGAAACTAAAGTTCGAATCCTTCTTAGAGCTGCAAAAGGTACTTTtactatgttaaaaaatagttaGAACTCAAAAACGATAAcatcaaatatatatcaaacatATTAGGTggataattattaacatttttgagATAAAGTTTTATGCAGATTTGTATATACTTTGTGAAGCTcattgaataaaaacaattcgTTCATAAAATCgtatgaatttataattaaacaaataatttcatcCATGTGTACCGATGACATTTGgtaactgatttttttttagtaaaaaatttgaatctcaaataaataaactataagaGAATCAAGAATACTTTGTCCCACAGATCCCAGACGAATTAGTTGACGAAGTGGAACAATGTAACGAACAACTTAGAATGCGCGACGGTGAGCTCCTGTCCATTCTCAAGAAGCTGGCCAGCATTATGTCAGACCAGGAGTACATGAAGGAGCTCCTGGAAATCAACGGCAAGATTGTTCATCTATCAGCGGGGGAGTAATTTAGATGTAGATGTAGCCTTGTAGTCGGCTCATGGGCTAATAAATAGTAGAAAAGTAAAAtgagtttttaattgtataatccTTATGTAGAAAACCTTTCTTGgtattcaattcaattaattatttatattctcacatactacaaaataaaacattgacacatagtattgtcttttgttaacatagattttacacattaagaaaacacttt includes these proteins:
- the LOC123713426 gene encoding uncharacterized protein LOC123713426, giving the protein MAAPDETLAEFFPKYNPPIRAHKHTCVGLGMETMKRLKALENDFPGISKSMMLVSCDENIQDLGDYATAFPGPQGFLIETEKDHVMLCIHVRVAGRQGVFLSDLGYHVSRVVTVMADRCYPHTGWFTQSDEPHSRKEYNYQFNLQNSNYVEWHERDTRGTSVKERLSLIYVAKPYLTAVSVTEKRNLVWDLRSLLARNPKGHLTAGIYFPVKEKDQQFTMFFDGTNGKQRKKLKFESFLELQKIPDELVDEVEQCNEQLRMRDGELLSILKKLASIMSDQEYMKELLEINGKIVHLSAGE